A single region of the Grus americana isolate bGruAme1 chromosome 3, bGruAme1.mat, whole genome shotgun sequence genome encodes:
- the MRPL18 gene encoding 39S ribosomal protein L18, mitochondrial, which translates to MALSSRSCLLLAAGRLEAPGVGLRFASTTANLKTETEVDTSENEVVAPDFTNRNPRNLEQLALARKERGWKTTWPKREFWHRLRLERTQHYVEAFVERCNGDVVVSASTREWAIKRHLYSPKGVTACKNLGRVMAQRCLEAGINFVNFKAVIPWERRCDSIQEFEKAVEEGGVVLREPRRIYR; encoded by the exons ATGGCGCTAAGCAGCCGTAGCTGCTTGCTGCTGGCGGCCGGCAGGCTCGAGGCACCTGGAGTGG GTCTTCGTTTTGCATCAACGACAGCCAATCTCAAAACTGAGACTGAAGTGGACACAAGCGAAAATGAGGTTGTTGCCCCAGACTTCACTAACAGGAATCCTCGGAACTTGGAGCAGTTGGCCCTGGCTAGGAAGGAGCGCGGCTGGAAGACAACATGGCCAAAGCGTGAATTCTGGCATAG GTTACGGCTTGAGCGGACACAGCATTACGTAGAAGCCTTCGTTGAGCGCTGTAATGGGGATGTTGTGGTATCTGCCTCTACCCGAGAGTGGGCCATAAAGAGACACCTGTACAGTCCCAAGGGAGTAACGGCATGCAAAAACCTTGGCCGCGTAATGGCACAGCGCTGTTTGGAAGCAGGAATCAACTTTGTGAACTTTAAAGCTGTTATCCCCTGGGAACGTCGTTGTGACTCG ATTCAGGAATTTGAGAAAGCTGTGGAGGAGGGTGGTGTTGTTCTACGTGAGCCACGAAGAATCTATCGGTAA